The genomic stretch GAGGAGAAGACGTAAATGGAAGAGCAGCGCGCGCCAAATACCCGCGCGCCGTCACCACGAACGAAGCCCCGGTCCGCGCGCCGTCCGCGCGCTCAGGCTCATCAGGATGCTGCAAGTTAAGCTCGCGCAATGAATTCTTTTAATGAAAGTCGGACGCAGACAAACGCGGAGCATTATATTTTCGCCACTGGGACGTACAAACTTCTCGCCTTTACCATCGGAACGATAGGGGTGTTGGGTTTTTGCAACAATGTTGTCGTGGTTATACTTTGCTATAAATTTAAGAGACTGCGCACGCCCACTAATTTGCTGCTTTTAAACATAAGCGCCAGTGACCTGCTCGTGTCCGTTATTGGGACCGGCTTCACCTTGGTCTCGTGCGTTAAGCAGGAATGGGTTTGGAACACCGCAACATGTGTTTGGGACGGATTCAGCAACAGTTTATTTGGTCAGTTCTCTGTTTTACTAACACGCGACTTAAGTGTTATCTAAAACTGTTAATGTGGGGTGTTTTGTGAAGTTAGTACATCATTCTCTGTCAAAAAATcgtgttgttttattttatgttttcagAATCATTGCGTGGCATGGTTGGGCGCAATGTTTAACGGCCCTAGTGTCATTTGGCTGATTGCTTAAACAGTAGCAGTGCAATGTATCTGTCTTTGGTTGCGCACTATATTTAATTGAAATTTAAAGCCGCATCAGATATTAGGTTAACACACATTGATGGAAGTGCGTGATACTTGGCTTCTTGCCTCTTGCTTCTTGTTGACGCTTCATCGGTGCGCACCGAACTTAATGCGCGCGTAACGCCATCCGCCACTGCCGAGTGCGCTTAGCAAGGCTCGCAATCGGCTTCTCTAGTCCAGATTGACACATTGTTTCTCAAAACGACATTATACAGCGTCCATTAAATGTAGGTCCATTCCTACGTTTGTAGAATTTGCAGTGACACTGTTCAGAATAACTGAAAGGTACTAAGAATATTAAATACAATAGGCTACTTTTAATTAAATGTTTCCGATAGATCTCGCTCTTGTTTTCTGGAATGATAAATCACCCCTAACAAAGACGTGCTTGTGTGTCTTTTGGAATTTAAACCAATTTTATTCTGTAGTAGGCCTAATACAATTTGGATATGAAACAAATATTCCAGAGTTTACAGAGAAGGGGCTTCTGATGATTGAAAGCGACAGTGACATACGCGCTCTGACCTTTGATAAGGTTACTGTGTGTCTTTCAGTGACAGCAATCCTCCCATTTTATCATTCCTTTGTGACTATGCCATACAACCAATAACAGTTCACGACTAACCAATAACTATCATCTCAGTTTCTCATTGTAATAAGGCTACAGAGAGgttatttttttttgtctgagTAGTATATGAAACAGGTAGTATCAAAATTAGGCAGCGCTTGAAACAAACCCAGTGCTTGATTCCATaatggaaacaatgactttcaGTACAGCCAACATGGCATTATAAAGCACAATCAATATAGTAAGGAGTATTAAAAGTTGCTCTGTTGTCAGCACAGACAGGTACGTTTATAAACATTCATTAATGCTGAGGACTGATGAAATATTCTGTACTGCTCAAACTCAACTTTAACATACATCTGTTCGATGTTAGAGTACTACAACAATAGCACGATTATGGTAAAACTGTTATATGAACACAGCAGTTATAATACAATAGTAAACAATTTTACTGTTATCCATCCatatacactgaaaaaaataaagcattggctcaatgtaataaaattgaatgaATCAATCAcatgaattttttttcattgaatcaatccaaaaaactaaattcatttagtcatgaattaagttttttggattgagtcaatgaaaaaaaaattgtgtgattgattaattcaattttattacattgagccaatgctttatttttttcagtgtacgaAGATGTGGTGTTGTCATTTAATTTGTGTATTCTGGATACTGATACAAAAACAGAATGAAGTGTGTAGTGGTGTCCTCCATGGACTACAAGATGCATTCCCGTGCACAATAAACATTAGCTTCACACCTGTCCACACAAAATGGCACAACAGTCACTTGTGTGGAATAAGCCAACACTGGGGGGTGAGAGAACGGGGAAAGCAGCCACAGCAGGTCAAGGGTTAACGGGCCCGGGACGGCTCAGGTACTCGCGAGGAGGTTCTGTCTCTGCTCTTCAGGACAAATATCTGGCAACACCAGCAAGTGCTGGTTGTGCTTATTAGTtggattttttattttgtttgacaGTGCAGCTGCATTGAAAACAACTGAGAAGACCATGGTGATAAGAACAGGGAGAACgtaagagacacagagacagagacaccctTGTCTGCTCTAAATAAGGGTATCCATTATGTTAATGGGTGGCAGGTGTTTATTATCTCGGCAAGCAGTGGGACTAGTAAATATGGCATCACTTGATCCCAATCGAGAATTCTAGTCTTTTTAATTTACTTTCAGTATTATATGTCCCGGCATTGGGGACTGAAAACTTTATACATGCATCTTGTTAAACATGCAACACGTTTCTCAATGCCATCCACCTTGTCTTCTCTGTCATGCGTAGGTATTGTGTCCATCATGACACTTGCTTCCCTGGCATATGAGCGCTACATTCGAGTGGTGCACGCCAAGGTTGTGGACTTTCCCTGGGCTTGGCGTGCCATCACGCACATCTGGCTCTACTCGCTGGCCTGGGTTGGGGCTCCGCTGCTCGGCTGGAACAGGTACACCCTTGAGATCCACCAACTGGGCTGTTCCCTGGACTGGGCATCTAAAGACCCCAACGATGCCTCCttcatcatcttcttcctccTTGGCTGCTTCTTTGTCCCTACAGGGATCATGGCTTACTGCTATGGGAATATTTTGTACGCAGTACACATGGTGAGATAAAGCTCAAGGGTTTTATTGCCCTACTTTTTGCCTGTTTCTATAGCTCATACCCCACACATTTAGCCCCATCAAAGTTATAATAAGATTATTTTGCCTTTGCCTGCACTTTTGCCTTTTCCAATGCTCAACCATTTACCCATTTTTGTAATGTCACGTTTAATCACACTGTACTGCCATTCTAATTCACTTTGCATCTTTATGAGGATTATCATTGGAACATTGTCCTGTAGCTAGAAGCATATTGCCTGGAAATGTCTGGTGTAAGCAATGATGATGTCTATGACTAATCTGCACTTCCTGTCATCGCAACCCCATAACTTTGTCTGATAACTGCTTTTATCGGTACTATCGGATTTCATTTATGAGTACTCAAAATAGCCCAGATAAGCATAAACAAGTGCACACCGGTAGGCTAAAGCAAGCTGTTTTGACCAGCTGTTTTGGTCAGCTGTTTGTAAATTATTCATGGCTCATAGGAAGCAAGTCATTACTTCTGCTAAGTCTGAACTCAGTACCAGCTTGTGTGAACTCAGTGGAGACCGCTTTCctaaacacacccacccacccacacagacatgAACTGCCTTTAACCTACACATGCAACTGCACAGAACACTCCTGGACCACAGGTGTGCTCCTCTAATTCACCACTCTCTTCACTACTTCACTTGCTCTGATTTATGGCTCTCTTGCCCATAGTGTCAGAGTAGcattttttaaaaagtgcaCTAACACTTTTGCTTTGAGTGCACTTTTAGAAAGTCTTGATAGTAATGGAACACGTCATGTGTGCACCACGGCCAGACGTGATGTTAGGAGGGAGTGGCAGCAGTGCTGTATTTCCATGAACGTCCTCCTGAACGGAAGGCAAAACTATGTGCATGCAACCCATGAACTCTTTACTGCATCACTAGAATTAAAACCACTTTGATTGTACACGCCTGTACTCCATGGCCAGTGCAAATAGGTGCAAGATCACCATTACACTTTGACCTATTCTTCACAGTAGTAGCACCATGCCCCCTACTGGTGACCTAGTTCATTGCCCACAACTGTCCCATCACATGGTATGTAGGTCTCTGTGGTGATTAGCTCCATGCATCTAATTTTCACCTGATGTGATGTTGACTGCAGTTCATGAAACAGAAAGACTTAATTGAAAAAGGTCTTCTCAGGTCTTCTCTTTTTCACACTTCTGTGCCCTTATTAGTGTGGACTTTACCATTACTTTATTCTTCAGGGTGAATATACAATTTATAACTAAATTTTAAAACAGATTTAAATATAGACTTAGGAAACCTATAGCAGTGTTAGATGTACAAGGAAATGTTGCTTCATTTAATGTGCAAATCTGGCAGTGTAATTTCAAAACCTTTACTTGCTTTGCTAACTCCACTGTTGAAGCTGCGCTCCATTGAAGACCTCCAGACAATGCAGATCATTAAAGCCCTGCGCTATGAGAAGAAGGTGGCGGCCATGTTCCTGCTAATGATCCTCTGCTACCTGCTGTGCTGGACACCTTACACAGTGGTCTCCATGCTGGAGGCTTTCGGAAAGCGGAAAGTGGTCTCCCCTGCTGCGGCCATCATCTCATCCTTCTTCGCCAAGTCCAGCATGATGTACAACCCGGTTATATATGCCCTCATGAGCAGGAAGGTGAGTGCTACCCTCCAGGTTCCCATCACGTGGGGGATGGGTTTAACAACACAGCACTCTACACTAACTTTATTAGAACCACCTACCATGCATCTATTACATTCGTGAGTTATTAGGTACACACCCCGTTTTATGACACATCTGTGAATCTGTTGTCATGCACGGCGCATCAGCCAACCattcatcccattcattattgGTCAGGTTCTGATCATCTTCAACACCTGCATGCTGACCGTACTGGATACAGCAGAGTTGCTGGAGTTTTCAGATGTGGGtgtcactgacacaccagccttGTGATCAATGATGAGCCATGATGAAGAGTTTGGAGGATGAATAACACAAATTGTGGAAGGCAACAAGTGTGCTCTAGTGTCTTACTGTGGACCTATGAGCTGTTTCTAATAAAAGTGGATTGTGGACATTTATAATTGTGCCTCAAAAACTACAAATCAAAATGTGAAGACTGCAATGCCTACACAAAACCCACTCGTGGCAGGTCAAAACAAACATCAAACAGAAATGGAAAGGCCAGATTTTCAAGGTGTCAGGTACCCATGAAACTTCCCAGGGAGCCTTCAAACAGCAGATCAAAACAAAGTGTTATCTTGTGTTGTGACTCATAAAGAAAaggttattttttttctttcctatCTGAGATGTGCAGAGCAACCTTTAGCAGTTACTCTTTCCAACAGCCCCAGTTGCAAACACCAATTGAGAAATTCAGAAAGTATTGGCAAAGAAGGGGTTTAAGAATGGTTGATTAAACAACCCTGTCCATGGTTAGCTTGATGAAGGTGCATAGGACAGTGTGTCTTCCTTTGCTTAATTGGCGCTTctgtctgcacgtgtgtgtgtgtgtgtgtgtgtgtgtgtgtgtgtgtgtgtgtgtgtgtgtgtgtgtgtgtgtgtgtgtgtatgtggtgtgtgcactGGTTAGTTTCGACGTTGCATGATGCAGCTGTTGTGTTCTCGTCCGGGCCACCTGCAGCGTAGCATTAAGGACCGCCCTCTGACCTGCAGCGACCAGCCCATACGCCCCATTGTGATGTCACAGAGCCGCGACAACCGGCCCAAGAAGAGGGTGACCTTCAGCTCTTCCTCTATCGTCTTCATCATCACCAGCAATGACACAGACAATCAGGATGTCAGTAAATGTAACCCCACACCAGAAATCAACATCATCCAGGTCCGACCCCTCTGACAGTGGCATGGTTGGTGACACCCAAGGGCGTCCGCTGCCATGCAGAAGAAACATCTTCTCTGAAGTTCTTCTCTGCTGTGGAGATCTTTTTGTGAAGTCAAACACATCAGTTTGAACTGAATGGTCTTGAACTACTGCAAAAGCCCACTGGTCACACCCAATGATTGTGTTTTTATTCAAAACCATTTGTACAGCAGcattttttgtttgatttttacAAATTTTGTGTGGAAACTGCATTACTTATTGATTTAAATAAAGTAATTATATATGGtccttttttatttctttatttataaaACTACAATactaattttattatttatttggtgaAAACAAAGCAGCATAAAGATAATACACTAAAGCCCTTCCTATATAAGATAATACACTAAAGCCCTTCCTATATAAGATAATACACTAAAGCCCTTCCTATATAAGATAATACACTAAAGCCCTTCCTATATAAGATAATACACTAAAGCCCTTCCTATATAAGGACCCTTTTGATGTGCAGAACTTCAGAAGAGTCCATTGACAAATGTTAAGTGTTATATAATACAatagcttatatatatatactatttcCCTAAAATGATTATCTTTATAAAAGCCTCAATCATTCACACGTATCATATTGGTAAATAATAGGAAATTAGGAAATATAAGTTAGCATGCAACTCACAACCGTGCCTATCCCTGCTAAACTGCATGAGTGGCCTAAGTGTTCAAAACAATCGAAAGTACGAGTAGCTTCTAGCACTCCTTATCCAGTGTGTCCCATAGATGATGCAAATAGATGGTTGCTAGGCTTACGAACATGAAAGTCAATAGCTCCTTCACTGCAATCAAAATGAGTCTGGAATGGTGAGAAGGGCTTTGTAAATAGCACATGTGCATTTGTAATGGGATGCATTCTCAGTCACAAACAGAACCAATAAGTAGACCTTTTATTTAGATACATAAGGTTTCCTCCATTTAACTGGACCGCTCTCATCACTAGGTTCAGAAGATGTGCAGTCACTGTGAAATGACCTTCTACTTGGCTTTCAATAAATAACAGCAGAAAGTGGTGGTGAGCTCAGAGGTAAATAAGCTGTATATTGAGAATAAGCAAGACAGGCTCACTGCGTCTGGCCGCCCGTATGGCCCTGTTATGAATGGTGCTGATTACAGCTGGAGTTGGAGCAGGGGGCTTCAACACTGCTGCCACACAAGCACGTGTGCAGAGGGTGCTGGGGTTATGCAGGTCTGTTATTTAAAACATTAGTGTAATGGGAGTTGCCTGGCTCCAACCCAGAAGGTCCCTTTAACACTGCCCGATTTGACAGCACAGACAGCAGGAGCAACCATGGGTACGGTGGCCTGCAGTTGGAGAATAACAACCTGTGGAGACTAGTCAGGTGTAATGTTGGTGGAAGATGTTCTAACTGCAACATGTTCTAAACACCATTTTCCTCAAACTCACACACGATTTTATTCTGGAAAGGTTTATCACAAACATGGAAAATGATCGTGTTTTATAATGACAAAAGCTTGATATTAAAAAGCATAAAAGCCGGGCCACTCCTTGTCCAAATTATAATGATCTAAATAACTTGTAATGAATGGCAATTGTAATGAACTAGAATATCTCATTACTGCCAATACCTAATGCTATTGCTTAGAGTTACGGCTGCAAAGTACTGCCCAATACAGCTAGAGTCTTATCTAGCCTTCCGGCCACTGTTTAATCAAAAGCTTATTAAACAACATCATTTCCCTGAATACAATTACCCTCACTGACCTCATTATCTGCCCAAAGTGATTTGCTGTAATTCAAGTTCAAGAAGAGTTATTAATGTCTCCAAATTTGAAATCACAGACTGAACCTAGGTGAAGGAAACATCAAGGGAGCTCACACTGTGACCAAAGAAAGCTGTAGAATCAATCAACGACCACCACTTCCTGTAGAGTGTCAGAGCTTTTCCCCACAACCGCTGCGGCGCTCCTGGTTTCAGAAGACCTTCAGGGCAAGAGCCCGGTGCCACAGTTGCTGCACGGCAATGCTGGGATTTTTGGGACCGATTCTGAGGAACAGGTAGACCCCGCCCATTACTGACACGATCCCGAAGAGCCACAGCCCCCGAGTGATCACCTGCAGAGCACAAGGGTGAGGGTTAGCCCACAGGCAAAGAACATGAAGAAAATGTGCTTTTAAAATTTTACCTACTGCAGCTGTGGACCACCCAGAAAAGAAAACGTTTATGCAGACTGTAACTGGGCTTACATTGGTGAGAGTAGTTGTGGGATATTACAATGGGTAATAGCCAAGGTAGATATCATCCAATCTGAGTAAAATGGCACACTGACCTTTTGTGCTACCCCCATCCCCCTTCAAGCTTAGCGACTGCCTCTCCACTTACTGAGAAACCCCTGTAAGCTTCACATCAGCTTGTGCTCAGGAAGGGCATTAAAGAATTCCACAGCAGTAAATGAAAATGAGGCTTTGTGATGGCAACAAGGAAAATCAAGGGTGATGTCGTGCCTCTTAGcgtgcacgcatgcatgcacacacacacacacacacacacacacacacacgcacggataTTTTTTGAGATCACCTTGTTCTGCCATCGCCAGCGGATCACTGCTTCGTGATAGCGTGTTCTGGTGAAGGTGACCTAAAAGAAAACCGAACAAAAAACCTCTATGGAACCCTGAACCTTTTCATTGAAGAGCAGATGGAAAGGGAAAAGAACCCAGACCATGACTTACCATGGTGTACAATGGGACAATCGTCCTTGGCATGATAAAGTGGAGAATGTTGTCCAAATATTTGCGGAATATGAAATATCTTGAATTAACGTGCGCTCTCATCtgacacataaaaacaaagtcaaATTGTTACCCGATCAAAGTGTTCACCCAAACATACTAAAAATCAGTAGGCAGTAATAATTCTGCAGTCATGTCTGTGAACTTTATTAGCACTTCTGGCCATATGTAAATGACATAATACAGTAACATATACAGTACCACAGACACCAGGCTCCCTTTGTACagtgcaccattaagttaag from Brachyhypopomus gauderio isolate BG-103 chromosome 15, BGAUD_0.2, whole genome shotgun sequence encodes the following:
- the opn3 gene encoding opsin-3 isoform X3, which codes for MNSFNESRTQTNAEHYIFATGTYKLLAFTIGTIGVLGFCNNVVVVILCYKFKRLRTPTNLLLLNISASDLLVSVIGTGFTLVSCVKQEWVWNTATCVWDGFSNSLFGIVSIMTLASLAYERYIRVVHAKVVDFPWAWRAITHIWLYSLAWVGAPLLGWNRYTLEIHQLGCSLDWASKDPNDASFIIFFLLGCFFVPTGIMAYCYGNILYAVHMLRSIEDLQTMQIIKALRYEKKVAAMFLLMILCYLLCWTPYTVVSMLEAFGKRKVVSPAAAIISSFFAKSSMMYNPVIYALMSRKVLIIFNTCMLTVLDTAELLEFSDVGVTDTPAL
- the opn3 gene encoding opsin-3 isoform X2 produces the protein MNSFNESRTQTNAEHYIFATGTYKLLAFTIGTIGVLGFCNNVVVVILCYKFKRLRTPTNLLLLNISASDLLVSVIGTGFTLVSCVKQEWVWNTATCVWDGFSNSLFGIVSIMTLASLAYERYIRVVHAKVVDFPWAWRAITHIWLYSLAWVGAPLLGWNRYTLEIHQLGCSLDWASKDPNDASFIIFFLLGCFFVPTGIMAYCYGNILYAVHMLRSIEDLQTMQIIKALRYEKKVAAMFLLMILCYLLCWTPYTVVSMLEAFGKRKVVSPAAAIISSFFAKSSMMYNPVIYALMSRKRSIKDRPLTCSDQPIRPIVMSQSRDNRPKKRVTFSSSSIVFIITSNDTDNQDVSKCNPTPEINIIQVRPL
- the opn3 gene encoding opsin-3 isoform X1 — translated: MNSFNESRTQTNAEHYIFATGTYKLLAFTIGTIGVLGFCNNVVVVILCYKFKRLRTPTNLLLLNISASDLLVSVIGTGFTLVSCVKQEWVWNTATCVWDGFSNSLFGIVSIMTLASLAYERYIRVVHAKVVDFPWAWRAITHIWLYSLAWVGAPLLGWNRYTLEIHQLGCSLDWASKDPNDASFIIFFLLGCFFVPTGIMAYCYGNILYAVHMLRSIEDLQTMQIIKALRYEKKVAAMFLLMILCYLLCWTPYTVVSMLEAFGKRKVVSPAAAIISSFFAKSSMMYNPVIYALMSRKFRRCMMQLLCSRPGHLQRSIKDRPLTCSDQPIRPIVMSQSRDNRPKKRVTFSSSSIVFIITSNDTDNQDVSKCNPTPEINIIQVRPL